CGTAATCCCAGAACTTGGGATCACGCAGGACGATATCCGCAATCGGATTGGGGTCTGACGGCAGGCGGCCATCGACGCTCTTGGCCAGGTGCGGACGAATCCACTTGCCGCGCGTGGCCATCAATGCGGTGGCCTGCGCCAGTTGCAGCGGTGTGGTCTGCATGTAGCCCTGACCGATACCGAGAATCAGCGTCTCGCCCGGATACCAGGGTTGACGATAACGTGCCCGTTTCCAGTCGCGCGAAGGCATCAGGCCGGCGGTCTCCTCGAACATATCCAGGGAAACACGCTGCCCAAGGCCGAAGCGGCTCATGTAATCGTGCATGCGATCGACGCCCATCTTGTGCGCCAGATCGTAGAAATAGGTGTCGTTGGAGCGAGCGATGGCCAGATTGAGATCGACCCAACCGTCACCAGTACGGTTCCAGTTACGGTATTTGTGGCTGTGGTTGGGCAACTGATAGAAGCCTGGGTCGAACACCCGCGAAGTAGGCGTGACCACACCGGCATCGAGACCGGCCACAGCAACCATCGGTTTGATCGTCGAGCCCGGCGGATAGAGGCCGCGCAGCACCCGGTTGTAGAGCGGCTGATCGATGGAGTCGCGCAGCTCACCATAGGCCTTGAAGCTGATACCGGTGACGAAGGGGTTGGGGTCGAAGCTGGGCTGGCTGACCATCGCCAGCACTTCGCCATTGTTCGGATCGATGGCCACCACGGCGCCACGTCGGCCGCCCAGGGCGTTCTCGGCCGCCTCCTGCAGGTGTACGTCGAGACTGAGCACGATGTCCTTGCCCGGCTTTGGATCGACGCGGTTGAGTACGCGCAATACGCGGCCACGGGCATTGGTCTCGACCTCCTCATAGCCGACCTCGCCGTGCAGCTCGTCCTCGTAGAAACGTTCGATACCGGTCTTGCCGATATGATGCGTGCCGGCATAGTCGGTAGGGTCGAGGCGCTTGAGCTCCTGCTCGTTGATGCGCCCGACATAGCCGACCGAATGAGCGAAGTGCTCCTGCTGCGGGTAATGCCGCACCAGCTGCGCAGCCACCTCGACGCCCGGCAGACGGAACTGGTTGACCGCGATGCGGGCAATCTGCTCCTCGCTCAGCTCGAACAGGATCGGTACCGGTTCGAACGGACGCCGCCCCTGGCGCACGCGGCGTTCGAACAGCGCGCGCTCGTCCTCGCTAAGCTCCAGTACCTCGACCACTGTATCGAGCACGCTAAGCCAGTCACCGGCACGCTCACGGGTCACGGTCAGGCTGAAACTGGGGCGGTTGTCGGCGATGATCACGCCGTTGCGATCGTAGATCAGCCCACGGGTCGGCGGCAGCGGCTGCACGTGGATACGGTTGTTCTCTGCCAGCGTGCTGTGATGCTCGTACTGAATCACCTGCAGGTAGTACATGCGCATGACCAGCACGCAGGTCAGCAGGATGATCACCACGCCGCCGACGAGCACCCGGCGCTTGACCAGGCGAGCGTCCTTTTCGTGATCCTTGAGGCGAATCGGCTGCGGCATGACTACTTGATCACTTGTGGTACGGGTGGCCGGACAATACGGTCCAGGCTCGGTAGATCTGCTCGCCGAGCAGGATACGCACCAGCGGATGCGGCAACGTCAGAGGCGACAGCGACCAGCGCTGCTCGCTACGCGCGCAGACCTCCGGTGCCAGCCCTTCCGGGCCACCGACCATGAGGTTGACGTTGCGTGCATCGAGGCGCCAGCGATCCAGCTCCGCTGCCAGTTGCTCGGTGCTCCATGGCTTGCCATGGACCTCCAGCGTGACGATACGTTCGCCGGGCTGCACCTTGCTCAGCATGGCCTCACCCTCCTGACGGATCAGGCGGGCGACGTCGGCATTCTTGCCGCGGGTGTTGAGGGGAATTTCCACCAGCTCCAGCGGCAATTCTGCTGGCAGACGCTTGACGTACTCCTGCCAGCCCTCCTCGACCCAACGCGGCATGCGCGAACCGACGGCGATCAGTTTGATCCGCACGGTTTACGCTTACTCGGCGCTGTGCTGGGCGCGACTCTGCTCGGCGCCCTGCCACAGGCGTTC
The genomic region above belongs to Pseudomonas sediminis and contains:
- the mrdA gene encoding penicillin-binding protein 2 produces the protein MPQPIRLKDHEKDARLVKRRVLVGGVVIILLTCVLVMRMYYLQVIQYEHHSTLAENNRIHVQPLPPTRGLIYDRNGVIIADNRPSFSLTVTRERAGDWLSVLDTVVEVLELSEDERALFERRVRQGRRPFEPVPILFELSEEQIARIAVNQFRLPGVEVAAQLVRHYPQQEHFAHSVGYVGRINEQELKRLDPTDYAGTHHIGKTGIERFYEDELHGEVGYEEVETNARGRVLRVLNRVDPKPGKDIVLSLDVHLQEAAENALGGRRGAVVAIDPNNGEVLAMVSQPSFDPNPFVTGISFKAYGELRDSIDQPLYNRVLRGLYPPGSTIKPMVAVAGLDAGVVTPTSRVFDPGFYQLPNHSHKYRNWNRTGDGWVDLNLAIARSNDTYFYDLAHKMGVDRMHDYMSRFGLGQRVSLDMFEETAGLMPSRDWKRARYRQPWYPGETLILGIGQGYMQTTPLQLAQATALMATRGKWIRPHLAKSVDGRLPSDPNPIADIVLRDPKFWDYGIRGMEEVLHGPRGTARKVGDSSVYRIAGKSGTAQVVAIKQGEKYDRNKVQERHRDHALFIGFAPANNPQIAVAVMVENGESGSGVAAPVVKQVMDAWLLDKETGQLKAKFALPKPAEVSQR
- the rlmH gene encoding 23S rRNA (pseudouridine(1915)-N(3))-methyltransferase RlmH; its protein translation is MRIKLIAVGSRMPRWVEEGWQEYVKRLPAELPLELVEIPLNTRGKNADVARLIRQEGEAMLSKVQPGERIVTLEVHGKPWSTEQLAAELDRWRLDARNVNLMVGGPEGLAPEVCARSEQRWSLSPLTLPHPLVRILLGEQIYRAWTVLSGHPYHK